TTTGAGCGCCTGGAAAATTGCTATCAGGTCCCGCGGAGAAACGCCGAGGGCATTTAATGCTTTGACGACCTCCCCAATACTGACACCCGATTCCACCAGGAAAATGGGGTTTTTGCCCTCTTGCACGACGATGTCTGATTCCGGCGTGACCACGGTCTGGCCACCGCGTGAAAACGGCAGCGGCTGTGAAACATCCAGGGATTCATTGATCTGAATGCTTAAATTGCCATGGGCGATCGCAATGGTCGCAATGCGGACATTTTCTCCCATGATGACGGTGCCGGTACGTTCATTGACGACCACTTTGGAAACCATGTCCGGCGTTACACCCAGGCTCTCGATCCTCGTTACAAATTGAACCGTATTGCCCAGATAGTTTTCGGGCACCGTTACCCGAATCGAGCCGGCATTCTCTGTTTTTGCCAACTGGCTAAAAAAAGCACGATTGATGGCCTGGGCCACCCGACTGGCAGTGGTAAAATCCGGGTCTTTCAACGCCAACGTCAGCGCATTTTTATCGTTGAAATTTGAATGCAGTTCCTTTTCCACAAGGGCGCCGCCAACAACGCGACCCACGGTCGGAAAATTCTTTTGGACCTGATCACCGGAGTTTCCGCTAATGGCAAACCCTCCTGTGCTAACCGGTCCCTGGGCAACCGCATAAACATTTCCATCGGCAGCCCGCAACGGTGTGAACAGCAGCGTGCCGCCCTGCAGATTCTCTGCATCACCGATGGAGCTGACCAACACATCAAGACGGCTGCCCAAGCTGGCAAACGGCGGCAGATCAGCAGTCACCATAACCGCAGCAACGTTTTCGACATCTTCAATATCGCTGGTCTGAACGGTGACACCCATTTTTTCCAGCAAACTGGCCAGCGATTGAATGGTAAACAAAGAGCTGTCACTGTCACCGGTACCTTCCAACCCCACCACCAGTCCGTAACCCACCAGTTGATTCTGGCGCACGCCTTTGATATCGGCGATATCTTTGATGCGAACAGCCAATACATCCGGCACCATAACGATGAGAAAGAGCAGCGCCGAAAATAAAATGGCGCGCCCTTTATGCTTGAACAATGTTTGAAAGCCAAATTTCATGAAATTATCATCCTTGCTGCACAGTTTAAAAGGGCCAAACCGAATTCAGTAAATTGGCCAGCCAGCCAGGCCGCTGACGGTCGTCGACGACCCCGCTGCCACTGTAAGCGATCTTGGCATCTGAAATAAAGGTGGACAAAATGACATTATCATCATCGATGTCGCGTGGCCGAATGGTCCCGGACAAAATAATCATCTGGGTCTCATGATTGACCAAAATCTCGCGCGACCCAATAATTTTCAGATTGCCGTTGGGCAATAACTCTGCCACCCGGCAGGTGATAAAGGCATTGAGGTCCCCGCTGCGCGAGGTGGTTCCGGAGCCGTTGAAATCGCTGGACATGCTGCCTTTGACCGCCGGATTGTTAAAGGGGTCGGGTCGGGGCAGTTTGCTGGTGATATTGTCTAAGACCTTGTCTTTATACCAGTCTTCGATTTCAAAAAACGTGTCAATGCCGGCTTCCAAGGCAGACTCACGCCCGGTCTTGGTGTCGGCTGAATTGGTGGCGTTGGACGATTCTGCAATTTTGACCGTGACAATATCACCCACTTTGCGTGCTTTGGTATCAATAAAAAAATCATTAAACATGCTGCGCGTCGCGTACAAAGAGCCATTAGATTCATAAAGTGAACCATTGAAATCCGGTGTGGGTAAAGATACGGCTTCAACCGGCACTTTGGGTTTCATCGGCATGGTTTGCGCTACCGGCGGGAGGTTCTGCCGGGTAACGGAGCAGCCGGTTAGACTCGCAAGCACCAGCAATAAAACGGTCATTCCGATAACATATTGGGTTGATTTTAACATCATTGGTTTTCCTTAATGTTTTACTCCAAGCGTTTTAAAAATCGACCTTGACGGTGTTGGTGTCAACCACCACCGCATGCAGTATTTTTTTTGAATCCAAATTGATCACCGGGATTCGTTCACCTTTACGTCCTTTTTTCTTCACCTGCCCAAGGGTGGTAATTTTCAAACTCTGCGACTCGGCAATAATCGTCACCAGATCTCCCCGCTTGACCAATGGCGGCAATTCGACGCTATTAGCCCTCAATGGTGTTTGAGCGCCAATGGCTTTTTTGGTCCGCTTGCCGATGGCGGCATCCGGATCGCAGAGCACATTGGCAGGTACATTGGCCAGATCAAGCATTTGGACCTCAATATCATCGGCTGCGATAGGCTTGTATCTGCCAAGTGGTTTGCGTGTCACCACTACAGGTCCAAGCACCTCGATCATGGCCGTGGCCCATACCTTTTTATGGGAGTTACCGTTAACGCTGAAGTCTATCGCAATTGGGCAGCGGCCCATCAGCTGCCGGCTGCGCGGTGCGCTCACCTTGTAAGTAATCCGCCCTTTCGGCAGCACCACGTCATTCATGACGCGGATATCTTTAATGCGCATGGTTTGGTTATTTCCAGGCACCTGGCGCAGAATAAAATCAGAAACAATTTTTTCGATTTCCTGTTTCTGAATTTCAACATGGCTGCGGGTAACATAAATTTTTGGCGGTCCGTCAACAACCACTGTGGCCATATCGACATGATGCTGTTGGAGGCGCTTTAGCAGAAACTTTAGGTCAAACTGGCGTGACTCCCCTGGCAACGGCGCTTTGCCGATCATGATATTTTTCAACTGCTGTATAAGATGAACATCATCGCCCTCGAAGTTGGCGATTTGCCCCAGTAAAATCTCGGCACCATCGATTTCGACGCGCTCAGTGAAGCGAAGGGTGGTTGTCTGATTGGCCCATGCGTCAGTCAGCGGCATACAAAAAAATGCCAGCAGTAAAAACATCAAGCCCGCACAAAGCCATTTTAATGATTGGGTATTAATATTTAGTAAGTTCATTGGTGTCCATTACCGTTTCAGATTGTTGGCCAGTTG
Above is a window of Desulfobacterales bacterium DNA encoding:
- a CDS encoding flagellar basal body P-ring protein FlgI yields the protein MKFGFQTLFKHKGRAILFSALLFLIVMVPDVLAVRIKDIADIKGVRQNQLVGYGLVVGLEGTGDSDSSLFTIQSLASLLEKMGVTVQTSDIEDVENVAAVMVTADLPPFASLGSRLDVLVSSIGDAENLQGGTLLFTPLRAADGNVYAVAQGPVSTGGFAISGNSGDQVQKNFPTVGRVVGGALVEKELHSNFNDKNALTLALKDPDFTTASRVAQAINRAFFSQLAKTENAGSIRVTVPENYLGNTVQFVTRIESLGVTPDMVSKVVVNERTGTVIMGENVRIATIAIAHGNLSIQINESLDVSQPLPFSRGGQTVVTPESDIVVQEGKNPIFLVESGVSIGEVVKALNALGVSPRDLIAIFQALKAAGALQADLEII
- a CDS encoding flagellar basal body L-ring protein FlgH, which encodes MMLKSTQYVIGMTVLLLVLASLTGCSVTRQNLPPVAQTMPMKPKVPVEAVSLPTPDFNGSLYESNGSLYATRSMFNDFFIDTKARKVGDIVTVKIAESSNATNSADTKTGRESALEAGIDTFFEIEDWYKDKVLDNITSKLPRPDPFNNPAVKGSMSSDFNGSGTTSRSGDLNAFITCRVAELLPNGNLKIIGSREILVNHETQMIILSGTIRPRDIDDDNVILSTFISDAKIAYSGSGVVDDRQRPGWLANLLNSVWPF
- the flgA gene encoding flagellar basal body P-ring formation chaperone FlgA, yielding MNLLNINTQSLKWLCAGLMFLLLAFFCMPLTDAWANQTTTLRFTERVEIDGAEILLGQIANFEGDDVHLIQQLKNIMIGKAPLPGESRQFDLKFLLKRLQQHHVDMATVVVDGPPKIYVTRSHVEIQKQEIEKIVSDFILRQVPGNNQTMRIKDIRVMNDVVLPKGRITYKVSAPRSRQLMGRCPIAIDFSVNGNSHKKVWATAMIEVLGPVVVTRKPLGRYKPIAADDIEVQMLDLANVPANVLCDPDAAIGKRTKKAIGAQTPLRANSVELPPLVKRGDLVTIIAESQSLKITTLGQVKKKGRKGERIPVINLDSKKILHAVVVDTNTVKVDF